From Chryseobacterium sp. H1D6B, a single genomic window includes:
- a CDS encoding MBL fold metallo-hydrolase, whose amino-acid sequence MKVEQIYTGCLAQGAYYIVSENEAAIIDPLREVKPYLDRLEKDNVTLKYIFETHFHADFVSGHLDLSKKTDAPIVYGPTAKPEFEAIIAEDHQIFEIGKVKIKALHTPGHTMESTTYLLIDEDGNETAVFTGDTLFLGDVGRPDLAQKSSNMTQEDLAGILYESLHSKIMPLDDSITVYPAHGAGSACGKNMQKETVDTLGNQKRTNYALNQPDKESFIREVLDGLTAPPKYFGMNVAMNKNGYESLDAVMDKGLNPVLAADFETFAEETGALILDTRSPAEFNKGYIPNSINIGLKGDFAPWVGTLIVDVKHPLLLVSDEGTEEEVITRLSRVGFDNVLGYLSGGFEAWKNSGKEIDEIKRISPAEFAEQFNENTKVIDVRKLTEYSAEHIDNAYNKPLDTISDWAHSLDDSEHFFLHCAGGYRSMIAASILNANGIRNFTEIEGGFNGIKKTDKFPVSDFVCQSKTL is encoded by the coding sequence ATGAAAGTTGAACAAATATATACGGGCTGTCTAGCTCAGGGAGCCTATTATATTGTATCAGAAAATGAAGCTGCAATCATAGATCCACTGAGAGAAGTAAAACCTTATCTAGATCGTCTTGAAAAAGATAATGTAACTTTAAAATATATTTTTGAAACTCATTTCCATGCAGATTTTGTGTCCGGGCACCTGGATTTAAGTAAAAAAACGGATGCACCTATTGTTTACGGACCTACTGCAAAACCTGAATTTGAAGCAATAATCGCAGAAGATCATCAGATTTTCGAAATTGGAAAAGTAAAAATTAAAGCTCTTCATACTCCCGGCCATACCATGGAAAGTACAACCTATCTTTTAATTGATGAAGATGGGAATGAAACGGCAGTTTTCACAGGTGACACTTTATTTTTAGGAGATGTGGGGCGTCCGGATCTTGCACAGAAATCCAGTAATATGACCCAGGAAGATCTGGCAGGAATTTTATATGAAAGCTTACACAGTAAGATCATGCCGTTGGATGACAGCATCACTGTATATCCAGCTCATGGAGCCGGTTCTGCGTGCGGAAAAAATATGCAGAAAGAAACTGTAGATACGTTAGGAAATCAAAAGAGAACCAACTATGCTCTCAACCAGCCTGATAAAGAGTCTTTTATCCGAGAAGTTCTTGACGGCCTAACCGCTCCTCCAAAATATTTCGGAATGAATGTCGCTATGAATAAAAACGGCTACGAAAGTCTGGATGCAGTAATGGATAAAGGTTTAAATCCAGTTTTAGCAGCAGACTTCGAGACTTTTGCGGAAGAAACGGGAGCTTTAATTTTAGACACAAGAAGTCCGGCAGAATTCAATAAAGGATACATTCCTAATTCGATAAATATAGGCTTAAAAGGAGATTTCGCTCCTTGGGTAGGAACTTTAATTGTAGATGTAAAACATCCGCTGTTATTAGTTTCTGATGAGGGAACGGAGGAAGAAGTCATTACCCGACTCAGCAGAGTAGGATTTGATAATGTTTTAGGATATCTAAGCGGAGGATTTGAAGCTTGGAAAAATTCCGGAAAGGAAATTGATGAAATTAAAAGAATTTCTCCAGCAGAATTTGCAGAGCAGTTCAATGAAAACACTAAAGTAATAGATGTTAGAAAACTAACAGAATATTCAGCAGAACATATTGACAATGCTTACAACAAGCCACTGGACACCATCAGTGACTGGGCTCATTCTCTTGATGATTCAGAACATTTCTTTCTTCACTGTGCAGGAGGTTACAGAAGCATGATCGCCGCAAGTATCCTTAACGCAAATGGAATCAGAAATTTCACAGAAATAGAAGGAGGTTTTAACGGCATCAAAAAAACGGATAAATTTCCAGTTTCAGACTTTGTATGCCAGTCAAAAACATTGTAG
- a CDS encoding thioredoxin family protein, translating to MSQKFQEIINSERPVLIDFFATWCQPCKVQSSVLTTVKENIGEGARIIKVDVDQYPAIASQYGVRGVPTLAIFKDGELLWKESGVHDVNTLTQLLRQYE from the coding sequence ATGTCACAAAAATTTCAAGAAATTATTAATTCCGAAAGGCCTGTTCTAATAGACTTTTTTGCCACTTGGTGCCAGCCCTGCAAAGTTCAGTCTTCGGTTTTAACAACGGTAAAAGAAAACATTGGCGAAGGAGCCAGAATTATAAAAGTGGACGTTGATCAATATCCAGCCATTGCTTCACAATATGGAGTAAGGGGTGTTCCAACGCTGGCCATTTTCAAAGACGGAGAGCTGCTCTGGAAGGAAAGCGGGGTGCATGATGTCAACACATTAACGCAGCTGTTAAGACAATATGAATAA
- a CDS encoding nitrilase-related carbon-nitrogen hydrolase, whose product MKIKGLNLDIIWKNKKGNFQLIEEQLKNEEADIFLLPEMFSTGFCMDASEVSDRNEESLEFLKKISKEKNTACCGSAPVEENGKYYNRMYFVKPDAETVFYDKRHLFSFSGEDKMYTPGKDRVIVEYKGIRFLLQVCYDLRFPVFARNNNDYDAVLYIANWPEKRVGAWEHLLKARAIENLSFVFGLNRIGTDGNDLFYQESSHCFFADGKEITEKKGNIISAVLNLDELKDFRNHFQFLNDRDVFSIQL is encoded by the coding sequence TCAATTTAGATATTATCTGGAAAAATAAAAAGGGAAATTTTCAACTAATTGAAGAACAGCTGAAGAATGAAGAAGCCGATATTTTTCTTCTGCCTGAAATGTTTTCCACGGGTTTCTGCATGGATGCTTCTGAGGTTTCAGACAGGAATGAAGAATCTTTAGAATTTCTGAAAAAGATCTCAAAAGAAAAAAACACGGCATGCTGCGGCAGTGCACCGGTAGAAGAAAATGGTAAGTATTACAACAGAATGTATTTTGTAAAGCCGGATGCTGAAACTGTATTTTATGACAAAAGACATTTGTTTTCTTTTTCTGGAGAAGATAAAATGTATACTCCCGGAAAAGACAGAGTAATTGTTGAATATAAAGGAATCCGTTTCTTGTTGCAGGTATGCTATGATCTCCGTTTTCCAGTGTTTGCCAGAAACAACAATGATTATGATGCTGTTTTATATATTGCAAACTGGCCTGAGAAAAGAGTAGGAGCCTGGGAACATCTCCTGAAAGCCAGAGCTATTGAAAATTTATCTTTTGTTTTTGGCTTAAATAGAATAGGAACAGACGGTAATGACCTTTTCTATCAGGAAAGTTCTCACTGCTTTTTTGCTGACGGGAAAGAAATTACTGAGAAAAAAGGGAATATTATTTCTGCAGTACTAAATTTAGATGAATTAAAAGATTTTCGAAATCATTTTCAATTTTTGAATGACCGGGATGTATTTTCGATCCAATTATAA
- a CDS encoding rhodanese-like domain-containing protein — translation MRSKIFGFALTAAFLLTACKTTSTAQNTSKSTIREIINSSDVTLIDVRIPDQYQEGTAKNAVNIPLADIQNNIDALKGKKVVVFCNKGIQADQAVEILKKNGVDVYDGTSWKNVKAIQDEKL, via the coding sequence ATGAGGAGTAAAATTTTTGGATTCGCCTTAACAGCGGCCTTTTTATTAACTGCCTGTAAAACAACATCAACAGCCCAAAACACTTCTAAAAGTACTATTAGAGAGATTATTAACAGCTCGGATGTGACTTTAATAGATGTAAGAATTCCAGATCAGTATCAAGAAGGAACAGCAAAAAATGCGGTCAATATTCCTTTAGCAGATATTCAAAATAATATTGATGCTCTTAAGGGTAAAAAAGTAGTTGTTTTCTGCAATAAAGGAATACAGGCAGATCAAGCTGTAGAAATTTTAAAGAAAAATGGAGTAGATGTTTATGATGGTACAAGCTGGAAGAATGTGAAAGCAATTCAGGACGAAAAACTTTAA